The sequence below is a genomic window from Sebastes fasciatus isolate fSebFas1 chromosome 11, fSebFas1.pri, whole genome shotgun sequence.
TCCACAactggcaagaaaaaaaaaaagaaaaacctcaGACATGGATGACCCACTCACAAAATGGCTCCACTTACACAGTAACATCAACAACACGGCTGGAACGGTAAGTGCGTAAAAATACACCTCTCTATTTAAAACCAGCAACATTCGTTGTTCCTTAAAGGCTGTAATTAGATTGATATCGTCGGAATTTTATCGGTGTTATACGTGCGAAATTGTTAGCCTATATTTTTTGCTGCTATTGTCCGGTCGAGACTGTTAACGGGATGTAATAACGGATGCGAGGCCTATATATTGGAGAGAATTCCCAGAATCAAAGTGCgctttttttattataggcGCTCTGATTGTTCGTTTATAATAACATTCCGAGGACATTTATCGAGTTATGTTGCTACTAAAACACCTAACACACGTATATTCCATATCCTTTTCGTGTTCGGCTTTAACAACAACAGCATTATGGCCTATACACCGACATAAAACACGAATTAAAACACCTTACTCTGACATATATGCGGCTATATGAAAATGATCAAGTGTTTTGAATGTTATTTCTGGATTAAttgaagacagaaaaaaaagagggattTTATTTCGACGAAGAATGGATACCAAGCTGTCTTCGTGGTCCTGGTGGCATGAAGCACAATCTCTCTATTAGACGATCATTTCACCTCTAAATCAACAGCAGACGAAATTTgctttttctatatatatatatattggaatGTGACTTTATGCTCAAACGTCGGTTTAAATACATTAAGTTATTAGCTGACGTTATGGTCAAGCAAGCTTTAGATAAGAGATTCatagaaaggggaaaaaaagcatgcAATGCAAAAACAAGATAACGCTCTTTGTAAATAACATCTGAGAATATCACTGGCtccaaatgtaaaataaaaaaaaatgaactgaGGCAAATTCATAATTATATAACTGGCATAATAGGATCACATCCAAGAAAAGCTCTCAAACCTGACAAAAAGCtgacacaaaaaaattatagaATCCTTGAGAATTAAAGCGTTTTTAATTGTTATTGTCCCTTGTggaaaattatttaaataaaaaaaaaagaaaaaatcgtTTTTAAAATATTGAACAAAATGTAGTAATTCAGAAAATAATAGCAAGCAACCAGCATATTAATTGTCTTTCTTAcactatttgttttgtttgaaatgtTAAATCAGcaattgataataataattcagataataataataataaaaccattTAATCAAAATTGTAATGCCAatcataataatctaataataataataataaaaaacgcTTGGTTATTAGGTATATTGAGATTGTCACATATTATTCTGATCAATAAATTAATCGagaatttgatttgatttttgtttgatgtatgtgttgtcattaaaatgtgtcaataaaaataatattaaaaaataaaaaaattaattaatcgagaaaaaaaatcttatttaGGACGTAGTGGACTCGAGCAGAGTGGTGACGGTATAAAAAATGATGGAAAAACGGCATCCGGAGCTTCGTCCTGGAAGTCCCGAGGAAGAGTCCGGTCCTGGAAAGCGGGAGGACTCCTCCATCATCTCCAGACTGAACGGATGCAACAAGGAGGGAGAGCTGGAgccgaggaggagagaggagggggagaaagggaggagaggaggaggaggaggcagcttCAAGGAGGTTGATGATGAGGAGACGGATGACGTTTCTCCTCTGCAGAACACGAGCAACGGGaccagcagcatcagcatcagcatcaacGGCGTTGCCAAGGAAACTGCCTCTCACAACGCCCTTGACCTGAAAAGGGAAGTGCCGGTGATCGAGCTCTCCAGGAGGGACGCTATAAAAGCGCTGGAGCAGAGGACTGAGAGCCATTTGGTGCCGATCACGGAACTTCGCagacctccacctcctcctctaccaCCTCCACCGCCGCCGCAACGAGACGACGCTCGAATGGTCCAACTGAGCCCAAACGCGTTTCCTGTCCCGGCCCGGGCCATGCTCTACAACCTGGCGCAGCCTCTCGCCGCCATCAACAGGtaaaggtggaggtggaggtggagggagagaaaaaaaagaaacaatcatATACAGTTTGATGAAATGCACGTTTTCATTTGATCATGTTCACCATAAGTTTGgatggatgctgatgatgttgCCCTATATATGGCCTTGCATGCAGGAATAGGCTATGTGAAAGGATGCTTGTGTATACATTATGTTGACATTATTTTGcatgtatgtaaatatgaaggtcggtggtttgatcccccatgtcgatgtgtccttgagcaagacacttcaCCCCAAATTgttcccgaaggcatagccatcggtgtgtgaatgagtatttagattacatcctgatgggcaaagttggcaccttagcagcctctgccatcagtgtatgaacgtgtgtgtgaatgggtgaatactgacatgtagtgtagagCGCTTTGAGTgatcggaagactagaaaagcgctgtataaatgcaagtccatttaccatttaccatgtaTGTTCATGTAGAGAATTAccctacgtgtgtgtgtgtgtgtgtttctgagtgtgtgtgctcctGGTGCAAGGATTAGGGGGGTGTTGAGGGCTATATGCAATGAGGGAAATGATGTAAATCCATGTTTTGTCATATACCTGTGCATCTTTTGTCTGCTTTCTGTTGCTGTAGTCTCGGAGGGGAGTCGGAGCAGTACAGCATGTACCCCAGCAACAGGGTAAAGCGTCGCCCGGCGCCTTATGAGGTTGAACTCGACGAGGGTAGGCACATTTTAGATCTTTATAAGTATGGTAAGACACACTTTTGCTGTGTCCTCCTTCTGCCAATCTAGTCTCCTAAACGTCCGCTTCCTCATCTCCATTATCATTCATCCACTGACATTGATCTATACTGAACCTAATCTGAGTGTTGCAGAAGAAGATGCCTTAAATTGGAAAATAAGTATTTAACCCAGAGGAATAAATACATCAGAATTCATAAATGAACGCTGCTAATCTGAATGTCAAATACATGTACCTGCATGCCATTAAAGTAAGCTATTTTTAGGCGGATTTGGGGGTTTATTTCATTTGAAACCTCCTTTCCACCGCTGCCCACTCACTGCCATATACTGGGGTGGAGGATGGGGGTGCTGCTGCCTCCATGCCAAGGTTTTACTGCAGAGTGGGCTGAAGGATTAAGATAGACTGGGTGTGTTCCAAGGGCGACAATAGCCTGGAAGACACCATTGTTGAGGGCGGGAGGATGTGACTACCTGCAGTGGGTATTTTAGCatacctaaataaataaaaagtacatAGAAAATGGAATAGGGAGCACATAGTCTCTCCGACACCCTTTCCTGGGGTTTGGCAAGCCAAATCAACCATTTCCCTAGTATcgcatttacatatttatactATATTTTGCCACTACAGCTTCTTCTCCATCATCTAAATATCCATGGTTGTAAGGAATTTTGCAGCTTAATCTTTTAGGAATAttaaacttttgtttttcctaTGAACAATCTTTTTCTGAAAACGTAAGTGCATTTGTTCTCCTGCGACAAATTTTTCCGTTTTTATTATTGCTCTATACGCTTTTTACAAACTGCATTATCTGTTTCAGCTCTGCCCTTCATGTTATTTGTGTTATCCTATCGATGCCTCTTCTTCttactctgtctgtctcttttccTCCCTTTTCCTCTGCTATAGCTGGCCAGCCAAAGATTGTACGTCGTATCTTCACCAACAGTCGTGAACGTTGGCGGCAGCAGAACGTAAACGGGGCGTTTGCGGAGCTTCGCAAACTCATCCCCACTCACCCCCCAGACAAGAAGCTGAGCAAGAATGAGATCCTGCGGCTCGCTATGAAGTACATCAGCTTCCTCTCCAACCTCCTGGAGGACCAGGACGGAGGGAGGAATGTTGGCAGCACAACTGATGGGGAGACGGGGCTGCTGGTTGGGGTCGGGGCCCTTGAGGGTGGCCCTCAGGGTGGTCCACATCAGGACACAGTGGTGGGCTTGGCCAGGGACGATCTTCTGGAGACAATGTCACCAGGCTCCAGTTGTGGAAGCCTGCCTGACGGCGATGCCGAGGGCAGTCCCGAGAGCTTTATGGAGGACCAGGACTCACCTCCAACCCCAAGGACTCTAACAGCCTCACGTGGGCCCGCACTGCATCTAGCTGGTAGAGATCTGAGGCACAATGGCCGCCCTTTAGATGAGTCCAGCCGTCGATGATACTGATGCCAACAGACCACGGACACAACAACCTGAGACTGAAATGAGAGGGACTAAGAAAGAGGTGGATATTCTCAGGACCCGTTAGCTTCGAGTCGTCAGTGTAGGAAAGAGAATCAAGCTCCACGCAGTGAGATAGTGGAGTGAGTTCCTGTCTCCATACTACACCTGAGGCAGCACTGATGAATAGCTTGCTTTGATTGGTGATCGGTTGAATTTGATCCAACAAAAGACTTGTAAATTCTGCATGTCTCACGTCTTTGACTGGGTGCGGATTATAACTTTCCGTGTTTTGAAAGTCCAAAGACAGGatattctaaaataaaaaaaaaaacagaaaaagaaagaacaagcaaacaaaacaacaacaaaaccaaacaaaagaTCAATCAAGAGACACTTAGCAAAGATTTTTGATGTGTAATATTGAAGTTCGGACCAATGCTTCACAAATGATACTATTGATTATAATATGGTGCGGCCAGAATAGATCCAATGTGCAAGTAAATGGCTCTAAAACATCAATGAGTAAACCCTGCCCAACTAATTGAATGTGTAAGAATAATGACACAAAAGTAAGTTTGCCTCATTTAGAGGCCGTAAATGAACCGACTGGACTCTATTGTACCCATGCAGTTACGTATGTATTGTAAATAGCATTATATTTCCACTGCGCAATGTAACAACAGTGACTCGAGTTCAAGTCAGTGTGGTTTAAGATGTACTGTAGTGTGTTTGTCAATGGGTTTACTAGCAAAATGGTCTTTTGGGAGACGAGgaaaaaggagagaagagatgAACTCGAAATGTAAAGCAAGCAACTGAACGTAGTACATCAAATGTGGTACCATTTACTTCTGTTACACTTTGGTGGTGAGAAAACAACACCAAATACGTCGACAGACAGTTAAAGATTTTCACTGCCGGGAATGAATATATCTATTTGAATTTGCGGAGGTACAAGACATGCAGTGTTTCTGAAAGTGTACAAAATATGAGTCACATGATATTATGAAACGACTCATGCAGTCCTTTTGATATGaatgtttcagtgttttttttgtttttttaactgtaaTGCAGTTGTAGTTTAGTAAGGTACATAAATAAATCCCTTCATTGCCGCATTTCATATACACACATAGACGCACacgcacaaaacacacacacacacacacactcacacacacgcacgcatatACACAGTGTTAATATCATAACAACACCAGCAGTTTTCTGATTAATACAGTCAAGTATTGCTCACTGTTGTTGGTTATTCTGCTTTTTCAGCAGGACCTAGTAGCCTATATTGGTACCTTTGGTAACTATGGTATTTTATGAATTGCAGTAAAGGGACATTGTACGTTTGGTAATGACATATTTGTTGTATGATAGCTGTATCTATAAATATATCCAATGTTAAATCGATGAATTTTATACAAAACCCCTGAATAAAACACGCAGAGGAAAAACCTTGTATTTGATCTCACTCAAGCATGCTGTGGGTCTTATTAATTCAAGTCAATTCAATCCAATTCAATTCAGGTCaattcatttatattaaatTCCTTCTTTGAAGAAActgaacatactgtatttgCCACATTTCATCATATATGACTAATTATACCTTTTACACTCATAATTGCATAACCAAATTCCTACAATGGCATAACACGCCATGCAACTGTTTCAGACCTTATCTGTACAGAGTGTATATAGTTGAAACCACAACCTCCTCCTGAAACTCCCCCCAATGGACGATGGAATCCTCACTTCCTCCCAACAAGTGACAACTTCCTGTCGAGGTTAACGTGGCTCGGTGACCTGCAGGATATCCTGCCATTGTGAAAGTGGTTTTGACAGCCTCCGCTGCACTCGTTTTGCACGCTGTTGTGTCTGTACACATTGTGAAACGGCCGCTCTGGTCGAGACTCCCAACCGCCCCGAGAAGTTATTCACTTACGCAATCGAAAAGTTATGTTCACCGACATGTGGTCGGGATTGTTGCTTTGCCACATAAACGCAACTTTTTTGAAGTCCCTATATTCCATAACTCCACACAGCAGACTTTGCCGCCACTACAACAGCCACCACCAGCTCTTAGACatttctaaaaaacaaaaaattgctTCCAGAGACCATCAGAGACATCCAGGTGTTTGGGGACCCCTCCTGTGCTCTGCTCCGGCTGTGCTGGGACTCCACTGAGGGGCCCTCTGGGTTAATGCCTGCCAAACATTTACCTGCTTCACTGTTCCTGACTCTCCAAAAACACACCGACTCACAAAAAGAGAGGGATACAGGGAGAGTATATGAGGGATTGGAAGGGAGGGGGAtgagaggatgtgtgtgtacatgtttgtGAGAGAAggcttgtgtgagtgtgtatgtgctcgctctacatagatctgtgtgtatgtgtgagggagagcaggcgtgtgtgtgtgtttatcagctCAGTGCAGATGGGTGGCAGAGTGGCTCTTGCAGCCAAATGATTCAGTATGCTAATGAGTTGTTATCTGTGGCGCTGCAGGAACAATATACTGTCTTTCTCACAGTGGGAATCCAGCCTGCTGGGAGCAGATTACACTGCACACACCGCCAAGGtagttatttatattttcacacAGAGTAGtagaaaatacataaatgcacacacacatccacacatccACAGATAGGCCtataaacaaacaagcaaaataacattttaacacacacacatcaccatcaCTTCCACCACCAACAGCAGCATAAATATGGAGGAAATTTGAGGTAAATTGATGTCCTTCACCAGTAGATGGAGATGCCATTCTAAGCCGCTTTCCTCTTTAACAGGTTCCAGTGTTTCGGTTCAGTATTcttcataaaatatgacatatGTCCTTGATTGAAGTTAACTTTCAATTCCCCCAGAATTTAGTTTTTTCCCCAACAATCAATAAAGTTTCTCCAtttgaaagacatttttagctTAAAAGGAGccaaactgaaaaataaaatcctTCCAGTCTTGTTATAAGTCATACAAAATGATGAAATCGATCGCAAAAGTGATCACCTTTAGTCACCATCTAGTTCATTCCATAAAAGTATCACCTGCTTTTTAATTATTCCTTCATAAACATCACAAATTAACAAAATACAGGTTATGTTTGATGATGTTTATTTGGACggaattaaaaatgtgtttattatgtCACAATATTTCTCTATTTTAATGTGCCACCGGCTACAATCTTGGTTAAGTGTATACACTCTAGACTTATTTGTCTCCCTCGGGGAAACAGAGTGTGTTCTGTGGAGCGAATTCGACAAAGAAAAAATGCAAGTCTTATGCAGATTTGTATAAAAATGAGTGAGACATGCATACATGCTAACAACTCTTAAGTGTATTGTTTTGGTAAATGAATATGGCATTCCCAGATGTAGAGACAATTTGTTGTGTTATTGTAATTTAACAATCAATGAGTGAGATATACTTGGAGAATAATGAAGAAGACAAGATATAGCGAATACATAATTGATTGTGGAGGAAAAATGATACCTGATGAAGGTCGGACAGACTGAAACATTGTGTTAATAAATATTTCAGCAGTAAGTGGGAGTTTTTCTAGATTGCATTTTCCTCTGACACACCTGTCAGATATTCAGTGCAGAGATATTTTTCTAAATAATTTGGAGGAAAATTACTTATAGACACAACATCAATCATCATAACAGAATATTATAATAAAGGCTATCCTATTGACATATCAATACAAAATCCACAAAACCATTCTGGTCATAAATGTAGAGATAAACAAGCAGTGTAGATTTAGTTGATTCATCATACATGGAATTCTAATCTTGCCTCAAGCACCTTTTTGTTGGAAAAACGGCCCAATACACACCTAACCCGTAaatcaaatatgaaatatgaagccACATTATGGCATGCAGGTACTCTAATCTGCTCAAAACATGACAATATTAATATGATTCAATATTAACATAGTCTGTCTTGTATAAGGTTTAATCACTTtacatataagataagatatagatatacagtGATAAAATATCACCAGATTTCTGGCAAAGTTTGacacatttttgtgtgtttttcaatgAGAAATTGTTACTGAACACTACAAATATTTTAGAACTATAGGTAACGCAATCTCCCTACACAGTCTTTTGAACAAATTCGTCACAACATAAAAATGTCTCAGTACCTCTCAGAGAAATAAACTACTAAATGCAATATATCTTCCAGATGAATCGCTGTTGTGTGCAGGAAAGGAGTCATTATCCTTTTTAATCTGGAGAAAGGTCTTGACTGTTTAGAGTCTAATGAGATATAGCACTTGTAAAAGTCAATGCTATTTTTCATTGTACAGTGGGTACACCAGAGTATAATTCATAGTACAttcatctctctgctgcagAGGGTTATCCTCCGTGTTTGGTGCTGGGGCAGCTAATCTGTTATTATGGGGATGTAATGTCAATGAGGCATCTTTTTTTACGACCCGATATCAGTCTCCTGTGTTCCTGCGGGTCTGAATCACCTTCACGACTGCCTTCCATCTTTGTTGATAATTAGAGGAAAACAAGGATTTCACTCTTTTTGTGCTGTATTGCCTTGCAGGCTTATTCACACAACAGACCAAATTCACTAAATTCATCAGAAACAGAGCTGTGGTGAATGACAAGAGTCCGCAAGAATTATCTTTACCATCCTGCTGTGTGAATGGCATCTGCATTCAAGGCTTGAGCATTTTTTCTGCTGTTGTTTTGCAGTCAGTAAGTGGACAATAACATGTTAAGtcttaatttgtattttttgtgaatttgaaatatttttttttaacattccaTCCTCATTCATTGTCTGCAACCTTTTTATTACTTTCACTCTGCATTTAATGATCCTCTCCAATACCTCTTTACAGAATTTGGACACCTTACACCCTCTAGTGGGAACCAAATGCAATCATGGATTATTTGCTTAAATTGTTTCCAAATTTGCATTGGCCTCACTGATACAGAGCTTATCTATTCTAATTGCAATGTCTAATGGCTTATAAA
It includes:
- the LOC141777175 gene encoding T-cell acute lymphocytic leukemia protein 1-like isoform X2 — protein: MMEKRHPELRPGSPEEESGPGKREDSSIISRLNGCNKEGELEPRRREEGEKGRRGGGGGSFKEVDDEETDDVSPLQNTSNGTSSISISINGVAKETASHNALDLKREVPVIELSRRDAIKALEQRTESHLVPITELRRPPPPPLPPPPPPQRDDARMVQLSPNAFPVPARAMLYNLAQPLAAINSLGGESEQYSMYPSNRVKRRPAPYEVELDEAGQPKIVRRIFTNSRERWRQQNVNGAFAELRKLIPTHPPDKKLSKNEILRLAMKYISFLSNLLEDQDGGRNVGSTTDGETGLLVGVGALEGGPQGGPHQDTVVGLARDDLLETMSPGSSCGSLPDGDAEGSPESFMEDQDSPPTPRTLTASRGPALHLAGRDLRHNGRPLDESSRR
- the LOC141777175 gene encoding T-cell acute lymphocytic leukemia protein 1-like isoform X1, giving the protein MMEKRHPELRPGSPEEESGPGKREDSSIISRLNGCNKEGELEPRRREEGEKGRRGGGGGSFKEVDDEETDDVSPLQNTSNGTSSISISINGVAKETASHNALDLKREVPVIELSRRDAIKALEQRTESHLVPITELRRPPPPPLPPPPPPQRDDARMVQLSPNAFPVPARAMLYNLAQPLAAINSLGGESEQYSMYPSNRVKRRPAPYEVELDEGRHILDLYKYAGQPKIVRRIFTNSRERWRQQNVNGAFAELRKLIPTHPPDKKLSKNEILRLAMKYISFLSNLLEDQDGGRNVGSTTDGETGLLVGVGALEGGPQGGPHQDTVVGLARDDLLETMSPGSSCGSLPDGDAEGSPESFMEDQDSPPTPRTLTASRGPALHLAGRDLRHNGRPLDESSRR